The Verrucomicrobiia bacterium genome window below encodes:
- a CDS encoding menaquinone biosynthesis protein has product MSAALPWQIGCVPYLNARPLIYGIEDQVTLSPPSRLADLMYRGRFDAGLVPIAEVIQHDRYNVLDGIAIATRGRIQSVYLVHREPIEKLKRVAVDTASRTSAWLVRIILQYGYNVTPVFYPRPEGGKLSEHEAMMLIGDEALWYRTRNGSQPILDLGEAWVELTGLPFVFAAWALQRGVDGKAIGGPLRTARAQGLANIERIVQDATEATPEVRREYLTKNLSYELGAAEKQGIRRFQQYLKEMRLVDGCHDLRYVS; this is encoded by the coding sequence GTGAGCGCGGCGTTGCCGTGGCAGATCGGTTGTGTGCCCTATCTGAACGCGCGTCCATTGATTTACGGGATCGAAGACCAGGTCACGTTGTCCCCGCCGTCACGCTTGGCGGATTTGATGTACCGCGGACGGTTTGACGCGGGGCTGGTGCCGATTGCCGAAGTCATCCAACACGACCGGTACAATGTTCTCGATGGGATTGCCATCGCCACCCGTGGTCGGATCCAGAGTGTGTATCTGGTCCATCGCGAGCCGATCGAGAAGCTGAAACGCGTGGCTGTGGATACGGCATCACGGACGTCAGCCTGGCTCGTGCGCATCATTCTTCAATACGGCTACAATGTCACCCCGGTTTTCTATCCGCGGCCCGAAGGCGGGAAGTTGTCGGAGCACGAGGCGATGATGCTGATTGGCGACGAGGCGCTCTGGTACCGGACGCGGAACGGTTCGCAACCGATCCTCGACCTCGGCGAAGCGTGGGTGGAATTGACCGGGTTGCCGTTTGTATTTGCGGCGTGGGCTTTGCAGCGCGGGGTAGATGGAAAGGCGATCGGTGGTCCGCTGCGTACAGCCAGAGCACAAGGGCTTGCGAACATTGAGCGCATTGTGCAGGATGCCACGGAAGCGACCCCGGAAGTTCGGCGGGAGTATCTGACAAAGAACTTGTCGTATGAATTGGGCGCGGCTGAGAAGCAGGGAATACGGCGGTTCCAGCAGTACTTGAAGGAAATGCGGTTGGTGGACGGCTGTCATGATTTACGATACGTCAGTTGA